The following nucleotide sequence is from Phormidium ambiguum IAM M-71.
ACAGCTTTGCGATCGTACTTGCCAGACAATACCCACGCCGCCCTGTTAATGGTATCAGAAACTAGTTTGGAACCTTTGCAAGATTTAATTAAAGAATATAACGGCAAAATTACATATCAAAAATTAGCCCAAGATACAGGTAAAGGTTTTCAACTTGCCGAATTTACCTGGAATCACACAACCTTACACGCCCGTAATGTTGATACTTCATTAACATATTTACAAAGCGTTTTTCCCCCTGACAAAAATCTCTCACTAGTTGAAGAGTTGTATCATCATTTTGGTGACGAAGTAATGATGCACTTGGAATTTTTGCGGATTGGTGGTGTAGCAGTTCCTGCTGGTTTACAAGTAGTTCGCTTCACCACAGAAGAACGCTTAAATGAAATTATTCACTATCACGAAGAACGGGGAATTTTCATTCCTAACCCTCACGTTTATATTTTAGAAGATGGAGGCAGAAAAGTTGTTGATGTCGCCCAAGTCAAATTTAAAGAAATGGTCGATCCTTACGGTTTAATGAATCCTGGTAAAATGCGCGGTTGGATGGAACGCAGTTAACATATATCACACAATATCCCGACTTCTTCAATAAGCAAAAAATCACAAATTAATTATGCAATATACAATTTCTCAATTCAATGAAATGAACCAAGAAGCTTTTACCGAAGCTTTAGCAACAATCTTTGAACATTCACCTTGGATACCGGAAAATGCTTGGCAAAAACGCCCTTTTGCTGACTTATCTAGCCTGCATCAAAGCTTAGTAGAAGTTGTGCAAACCGCTAGTAAAGAACAACAATTAAACTTAATTTGCGCTCACCCAGATTTAGGAACTAAAGCAAAAATGGCGGAAGCTTCGGTAAAAGAACAAGCGGGTGTAGGTTTAGATAAATTAACGCCGGAAGAGTATCAAAGATTTCATTCTCTCAACGAAACTTATAAAGAACAATTTGGTTTTCCCTTTATTATAGCTGTGAAAAATCACAGTAAAGATAGCATTTTAACAGCTTTTGAACAGCGACTTAAAAATTCACCAGAAGTAGAATTGAATCAGGCATTAAGCGAAATTTTCCAAATTGCTAGATTTCGTTTAAATGATTTAATGAGTGTTTAAAATGCTGA
It contains:
- the uraD gene encoding 2-oxo-4-hydroxy-4-carboxy-5-ureidoimidazoline decarboxylase: MQYTISQFNEMNQEAFTEALATIFEHSPWIPENAWQKRPFADLSSLHQSLVEVVQTASKEQQLNLICAHPDLGTKAKMAEASVKEQAGVGLDKLTPEEYQRFHSLNETYKEQFGFPFIIAVKNHSKDSILTAFEQRLKNSPEVELNQALSEIFQIARFRLNDLMSV